The following coding sequences are from one Paenibacillus tundrae window:
- the iolE gene encoding myo-inosose-2 dehydratase: MNKLPFQLGIHPINWVGEDVKEHGDATTCEQILDDIQRLGLTGTEMGRKYPTDSATLREELNKRNIRLVSQWKSVLLSDPAYRVSELDSYRRHAEFLQSMGSKVISTAEVGGSLHFDPRRTPHEKEVLRLSESEWHTFADGLNAAGAIAQEYGLKLTYHHHGGTVVERPDEIDRLMELTDPSLVYLLYDTGHAYYGGADPLTVLRKHYDRIAYIHLKDIRPHVLDEARREQSDFVGCIRRGVFTVPGDGCIDFAPILHELITRGYDGWAMLEGEQDPAIHNPYEYAKRSLQYMESLIK; the protein is encoded by the coding sequence ATGAACAAGTTGCCCTTTCAGCTCGGGATTCATCCGATTAATTGGGTTGGCGAGGACGTGAAGGAACATGGTGATGCCACAACCTGTGAGCAGATTTTAGATGACATTCAGCGTCTCGGGTTAACAGGTACGGAGATGGGACGCAAATATCCAACCGATTCTGCAACGCTACGCGAGGAATTGAATAAGCGGAACATCCGTCTTGTCTCCCAATGGAAATCCGTGTTGCTGTCAGACCCAGCATACCGTGTGTCTGAGCTGGACAGTTACCGTAGACATGCGGAATTTTTACAGTCGATGGGTAGTAAGGTGATTAGTACAGCTGAGGTGGGGGGTTCGCTGCATTTTGACCCACGGCGCACACCGCATGAAAAAGAAGTATTAAGACTGAGCGAATCGGAATGGCATACATTTGCTGATGGCTTGAATGCAGCCGGAGCTATCGCTCAAGAGTATGGACTGAAGCTCACATATCACCACCATGGCGGTACTGTGGTAGAGCGGCCAGATGAAATTGACCGGCTTATGGAGCTCACCGATCCTTCACTGGTGTACCTCCTCTACGATACGGGGCATGCCTATTACGGTGGTGCAGATCCACTTACGGTGCTGCGTAAACATTATGACCGCATAGCTTATATCCACTTGAAGGATATTCGCCCACATGTGCTTGATGAGGCTAGGAGGGAACAATCTGATTTTGTGGGTTGTATTCGTAGAGGCGTGTTTACTGTACCGGGTGACGGATGTATTGATTTTGCACCAATTCTTCATGAATTGATCACGCGAGGATATGACGGCTGGGCGATGCTCGAAGGGGAACAAGATCCAGCAATTCACAATCCTTATGAGTATGCGAAACGCTCTCTGCAATACATGGAATCCCTAATCAAGTAG
- the iolC gene encoding 5-dehydro-2-deoxygluconokinase, with translation MTYVSFPVSRKLDFTAIGRLCIDLNANEINRPMEETMTFTKYVGGSPANITIGMSRLGMKTAFIGKIADDQMGRFIQSYLEQNTIDTSNVVSDDTGAVTGLAFTEIKSPTDCSILMYRDNVADLKLQPREVQEQLIADSSVLLISGTALAQSPSREAVLQALTYAKRHGTVIVFDLDYRPYTWTSAEETAVYYNLAAEKCDIILGTREEFDMMETFDHNPEHNDQVTAQKWFDFDAKIVVIKHGKEGSIAYTREGLSHRADSYPARVVKTFGAGDSYAAGFLYGLMQGWTIERSMGYGAAAASIVISSHSCSDAMPTVEQVNEYIERCDRGEITV, from the coding sequence ATGACCTACGTATCCTTTCCGGTATCCAGAAAGCTAGACTTTACTGCGATTGGCCGATTATGCATCGACCTTAATGCCAACGAGATTAACCGCCCTATGGAAGAAACGATGACATTTACGAAATATGTAGGCGGCTCTCCCGCCAATATTACGATTGGTATGTCAAGGCTTGGCATGAAGACAGCGTTTATCGGCAAGATCGCAGACGATCAGATGGGACGATTCATCCAAAGTTATCTGGAGCAGAACACGATCGACACCTCCAATGTTGTATCGGATGATACGGGGGCAGTTACAGGACTTGCGTTTACAGAGATCAAAAGCCCGACCGATTGCAGTATTCTGATGTACCGGGATAACGTAGCTGATCTGAAGTTACAGCCGCGCGAGGTGCAGGAGCAACTCATTGCAGATTCTAGCGTGCTCCTGATTTCTGGTACTGCTCTTGCTCAGAGTCCTTCACGTGAAGCGGTATTGCAGGCGCTAACTTATGCCAAGAGACATGGAACTGTCATTGTGTTTGATCTAGATTACCGTCCATATACGTGGACCTCAGCAGAAGAAACCGCGGTATATTACAATCTGGCAGCAGAGAAGTGTGACATCATTCTAGGGACTCGCGAAGAGTTCGATATGATGGAAACATTTGATCATAACCCAGAGCATAACGATCAGGTAACCGCTCAGAAATGGTTCGACTTTGATGCCAAAATCGTAGTGATCAAACACGGCAAGGAAGGTTCCATTGCGTACACCAGAGAAGGGCTGTCTCATCGTGCGGATAGTTACCCAGCGCGTGTAGTCAAAACATTTGGAGCTGGAGATTCTTACGCAGCCGGATTCCTATATGGTCTGATGCAAGGATGGACAATTGAGCGCAGTATGGGGTATGGTGCGGCAGCAGCCAGCATCGTCATCTCCAGTCACAGTTGTTCGGATGCAATGCCTACGGTGGAGCAAGTGAATGAATATATCGAACGTTGTGATCGAGGCGAAATCACAGTGTGA
- a CDS encoding CoA-acylating methylmalonate-semialdehyde dehydrogenase yields MTKGTSETSTNVTMVQNWIGGTWVTPTSTRTEPVVNPATEEIIAYVPLSEQADVDQAVESAHEAFRSWSVTPVPRRARILFRYQQLLVEHWEELARLVTLENGKSYAEAYGEVLRGIECVEFAAGAPNLMMGKQLPDIATGLESGMYRYPVGVIGGITPFNFPMMVPCWMFPLAIACGNTFVLKPSERTPLLAGRLAELFKEAGLPDGVLNIVHGAHDVVNGLLEHKQIQAISFVGSQPVAEYIYKTASAHGKRVQALAGAKNHSIVMPDADLDLTVKEITSAAFGSAGERCMACSVVVAVGDVADALVEKLVGAADRITIGNGLDEGVFLGPVIRAGHKERTLGYIEAGEQEGAALIRDGRKDQASGEAGYFVGPTVFDKVDSTMKIWKDEIFAPVLAVARVETLEEAVELANRSDFANGACLFTRSGAHMRQFRETIDAGMLGINLGVPAPMAFFPFSGWKKSFYGDLHANGSDGVEFYTRKKMVTARW; encoded by the coding sequence ATGACAAAAGGAACATCGGAGACATCGACAAATGTGACAATGGTACAAAACTGGATCGGGGGTACTTGGGTGACCCCAACATCTACCCGTACGGAGCCTGTTGTGAATCCAGCTACGGAAGAGATCATCGCTTATGTACCGCTCTCTGAGCAGGCAGATGTAGACCAGGCTGTTGAATCAGCGCATGAAGCATTCCGATCCTGGAGTGTAACCCCAGTGCCACGCCGTGCCCGGATTTTGTTCCGCTATCAGCAATTGCTCGTAGAACATTGGGAAGAGCTTGCAAGGCTGGTTACGCTTGAAAATGGTAAGAGTTACGCAGAGGCCTACGGCGAAGTTCTACGTGGTATCGAATGCGTGGAATTCGCAGCAGGTGCCCCGAATCTGATGATGGGCAAACAATTACCTGACATCGCCACTGGGCTGGAGTCAGGCATGTATCGGTACCCAGTAGGCGTAATTGGAGGCATTACTCCATTCAACTTCCCGATGATGGTGCCGTGCTGGATGTTCCCGCTGGCCATCGCCTGCGGCAATACATTTGTTCTGAAGCCATCGGAGCGTACACCTCTGCTGGCAGGACGCTTGGCAGAGCTATTCAAGGAAGCGGGACTACCGGATGGTGTGCTTAATATCGTTCACGGTGCACATGATGTCGTGAACGGATTGCTTGAACATAAGCAGATTCAAGCGATCTCTTTTGTCGGATCACAGCCTGTGGCTGAATATATCTATAAAACTGCTTCCGCTCATGGCAAACGGGTGCAGGCGCTAGCTGGTGCTAAAAATCACTCTATCGTTATGCCAGATGCTGATCTTGACCTCACGGTGAAAGAGATTACTAGTGCAGCGTTTGGCTCGGCGGGAGAGCGCTGTATGGCGTGTTCAGTGGTTGTGGCTGTAGGCGATGTTGCAGACGCACTTGTCGAGAAGCTGGTGGGAGCAGCAGATCGGATTACCATTGGTAATGGTCTGGATGAGGGAGTGTTCCTAGGCCCGGTCATTCGCGCTGGACACAAAGAACGTACGCTAGGTTATATCGAGGCTGGAGAGCAAGAAGGAGCGGCATTGATTCGGGACGGCCGTAAGGATCAGGCAAGCGGGGAAGCAGGCTACTTTGTAGGGCCAACCGTATTCGATAAAGTAGATAGCACGATGAAAATTTGGAAAGATGAAATTTTCGCTCCGGTTCTTGCGGTAGCGAGAGTGGAGACGTTGGAGGAAGCAGTGGAGCTGGCGAACCGTTCCGATTTTGCTAACGGCGCGTGCTTGTTCACACGTAGCGGAGCTCACATGCGGCAATTCCGTGAAACCATTGATGCGGGTATGCTGGGCATTAACCTAGGCGTGCCAGCGCCGATGGCGTTCTTCCCATTTTCCGGCTGGAAGAAGTCATTCTATGGGGATCTTCATGCCAACGGTTCAGATGGCGTCGAGTTTTACACGCGCAAAAAGATGGTCACGGCTCGTTGGTAA
- the iolG gene encoding inositol 2-dehydrogenase, which yields MGKDKVRVGIIGAGRIGKIHADNLLRNPHVQIVGISDLFAGPELEAWASMRGISVVTTNSTELIEHPDVDAVLICSSTDTHVPLIELAAQAGKHIFCEKPVSMDLHQTEAAVAAVQQAGVKLQIGFNRRFDHNFRQVRAHVQDGSIGEPHIIKITSRDPSPPPAEYIRVSGGIFMDMMIHDFDMARYLSGSEVEEVYAQGNVLVDPVFAEYGDVDTAIVTMNFANGAIGVIDNSRRAVYGYDQRVEVFGSMGSTAAANDHPNTVELSTATGLLRDKPLHFFLERYNEAYVQETALFIEAILKDTPVIVDGHDAVQAERIAYAARMSLQQGRPVKLREVTSVSVNSQTAVQS from the coding sequence ATGGGCAAGGACAAGGTGAGAGTGGGTATTATTGGCGCAGGAAGAATTGGTAAAATTCATGCCGACAATTTGTTGCGCAATCCTCATGTTCAGATCGTGGGTATAAGTGATCTATTTGCAGGGCCAGAGCTGGAAGCTTGGGCATCGATGCGTGGTATCTCAGTGGTAACAACGAACAGTACGGAGCTTATTGAACACCCTGACGTGGATGCTGTATTGATCTGTTCCTCAACAGACACTCATGTGCCACTTATTGAATTAGCGGCGCAAGCAGGTAAGCATATTTTTTGTGAGAAACCAGTGAGTATGGATCTTCATCAGACAGAGGCAGCAGTAGCGGCTGTACAGCAGGCAGGAGTAAAGCTACAGATCGGATTCAATCGCCGCTTTGATCATAATTTCAGACAGGTGCGCGCACATGTGCAGGATGGCTCCATCGGAGAACCTCATATTATCAAGATTACCTCTCGTGACCCTAGCCCGCCGCCTGCGGAGTATATCCGGGTATCAGGTGGAATTTTCATGGATATGATGATTCATGATTTTGATATGGCTCGTTATCTCTCAGGCAGTGAAGTAGAGGAAGTGTACGCACAAGGCAATGTGCTGGTGGATCCCGTATTTGCTGAATATGGAGATGTGGATACCGCGATTGTGACGATGAATTTTGCTAATGGAGCCATTGGTGTTATTGATAACAGCCGCCGTGCGGTATACGGATATGATCAGCGTGTGGAAGTGTTTGGATCGATGGGTAGCACTGCGGCTGCTAACGATCATCCGAATACAGTAGAGCTTAGCACAGCTACGGGATTGCTGCGGGACAAACCACTCCACTTTTTCCTTGAACGTTACAATGAAGCGTATGTACAAGAAACAGCGCTGTTTATAGAGGCTATTCTGAAGGATACACCTGTGATCGTGGATGGTCATGATGCGGTTCAGGCAGAGCGGATTGCATATGCGGCTCGGATGTCACTCCAACAGGGAAGACCCGTCAAGCTTCGTGAGGTAACCAGTGTATCAGTGAATTCGCAGACGGCTGTTCAATCTTAA
- the iolB gene encoding 5-deoxy-glucuronate isomerase produces MSERIVKPEFKPAEDGTLLTVTPESAGWEYVGFQVVQLEENQTWVRESEDQELCIVLLSGLANVSTQKNTWENIGRRMSVFEKIPPYAVYIPSSDQVQVTALTKLEIAICAAPGKGSYPARLIAPEDVGVESRGYGNLERQIHNILPEQKDADSLLVVEVFTPDGHWSSYPPHKHDRDALPDESLLEETYYFRVEPQQGFAIQRIYTDDRSVDETLAVNNGEVVLVPCGYHPVGAPPGYEVYYLNVMAGPTRTWKFHNDPNHDWLMNKR; encoded by the coding sequence ATGTCAGAGCGCATAGTGAAGCCCGAATTCAAACCAGCAGAGGATGGAACACTCTTAACCGTTACGCCAGAGTCGGCCGGCTGGGAATACGTAGGATTTCAGGTGGTACAACTGGAGGAGAATCAGACATGGGTGCGTGAGAGCGAGGATCAGGAGTTGTGTATCGTTCTTCTTAGCGGACTTGCGAATGTGAGTACACAGAAGAACACGTGGGAGAATATTGGGCGCAGAATGAGCGTTTTTGAGAAAATCCCTCCATACGCTGTGTATATTCCGAGTTCAGATCAAGTACAGGTTACTGCGCTTACCAAACTTGAAATTGCTATTTGTGCAGCGCCTGGTAAAGGAAGTTACCCAGCACGTCTGATTGCACCTGAGGATGTTGGCGTTGAATCACGAGGGTACGGTAATCTGGAGCGGCAGATCCATAACATTTTGCCAGAGCAAAAGGATGCCGACAGTTTGCTTGTAGTAGAAGTATTTACACCGGATGGACACTGGTCGAGTTATCCTCCGCACAAACATGATCGGGATGCACTACCAGATGAGTCATTGCTGGAGGAGACCTATTATTTCCGTGTAGAGCCTCAGCAAGGCTTCGCTATTCAACGGATCTATACTGATGATCGTTCTGTGGATGAGACGCTCGCCGTCAACAATGGCGAAGTGGTGCTTGTACCATGCGGATACCATCCGGTAGGTGCTCCTCCAGGGTACGAGGTGTATTATCTGAACGTGATGGCTGGACCAACGCGGACATGGAAATTCCATAACGATCCTAACCATGATTGGCTGATGAACAAAAGATAG
- a CDS encoding LacI family DNA-binding transcriptional regulator, giving the protein MKATIYDIAREAGVSIATVSQVINGKGKISEKRRAEIMEIMERLHYQPSAIAAALTGKQTYTLGLLVPDISNPYFAELARAVEDRSRKLGYSVVICSTDNKDERVERYLNLLQQKRVDGMMIGTGIDNADILAPLLQQSIPVALIARQMPTLSVHTVAIDDRLGGALAAQHLLELGHTHLAVLSEPFKVSSSQERIRGFREQLQQAGHTLASERIRASSADLHAAKQEVLQLLSDIERPTGLFCCNDIQAIGALQAAKELGLRVPEDVSIIGFDDTILASVTSPPLTTIAQPIEELGRHAVDILIEELKDHNKQPQQKVLKPELVVRESTGPRVER; this is encoded by the coding sequence TTGAAAGCAACCATTTATGATATAGCACGTGAAGCGGGTGTATCGATAGCAACGGTGTCACAGGTCATTAACGGCAAAGGGAAAATTAGTGAAAAGCGCCGCGCCGAGATCATGGAGATTATGGAACGTCTGCACTATCAACCAAGTGCCATTGCTGCTGCACTTACTGGCAAACAGACGTATACCTTGGGTCTGCTCGTTCCCGATATCTCGAATCCGTATTTTGCCGAGCTGGCTCGTGCGGTGGAGGATCGGAGTCGCAAGCTCGGATACAGCGTCGTGATCTGCAGTACAGATAACAAGGACGAGCGGGTAGAGCGCTATCTGAATCTGTTACAGCAAAAAAGAGTCGATGGCATGATGATCGGAACGGGGATCGATAATGCAGATATATTGGCACCACTGCTGCAACAGTCGATTCCTGTTGCCTTGATCGCAAGGCAGATGCCAACGCTGTCTGTGCACACAGTCGCTATTGATGACCGTTTAGGCGGTGCGTTGGCTGCGCAGCACCTACTTGAACTGGGGCATACCCATCTTGCTGTATTATCTGAACCGTTCAAGGTGAGCAGTAGTCAAGAACGAATCCGAGGTTTCCGCGAGCAGCTGCAGCAAGCAGGTCACACGCTTGCATCGGAACGGATCAGAGCTTCTTCTGCTGACTTGCACGCGGCCAAACAGGAAGTGCTGCAACTCCTTAGCGATATCGAGCGTCCAACAGGTCTATTCTGTTGTAATGACATACAGGCAATAGGTGCGCTACAGGCAGCGAAGGAACTAGGTCTACGTGTGCCTGAAGATGTGTCGATCATTGGTTTTGATGATACGATTCTGGCGTCAGTTACGAGCCCGCCGCTCACAACGATTGCTCAGCCTATTGAAGAGCTTGGTCGTCATGCGGTGGATATTCTTATTGAAGAGTTGAAGGATCACAACAAGCAGCCACAGCAGAAGGTGTTGAAGCCTGAATTGGTGGTACGGGAGTCGACAGGACCTAGGGTTGAACGCTAA
- a CDS encoding methyl-accepting chemotaxis protein: MKLKPKLMIMFLAAVLITAVPLAALGLIQTEKQATLHVDTKLNGLMTSSANDLNGWISSNAKVVETLSFIIQEGVPEGQLNADYFNIMKLGSNKESLSDLYFGAEQTGEFLNGSGWVPDPDYDPRKRPWYMEAKQANQLTFSDPYLDMVTNQYAVSIAMPVQNKEGQLQGIAAADLLLSTLTDTVSKINLDGLGYTFLIDKKGQLLAHPDDKLVNTSAADNPELQPLLADMQANPSGQKLFRYNDENYSLFYQQIPSTGWVIGAVISEKLAYAEYYTLRNNYILIIGITLLVVMAASYWIASLFIKPLRSLHGTSQQMSSGDFTSRVNIKGRDEFAELGTAFNQMSDQLSTLLQQVTSSADQVQRISGEMEDHTNNTKRIAEQISIATDELAQGSSKQAESVYDGSTRLSEMSDNVSGIHRSVEQSVNMMREASEAMQVGIQAVDHQVELAGDNRKSIDRVGESITLLADKSQKIEGIVDMIRGIASQTNLLALNASIEAARAGEHGRGFAVVAEEVRKLAEQSSSSAQDIIVLLDEIQAASRQSVHEVVSAEGGIDQQVAAVHEMRESFTRIKQSIDGIDSQLGLVSSATTELDGNAGKIAEIISSVAAMSEESAASTEEVASSTQEQVNYTTNISKRANELSQHANTLFQEVKKFKI, encoded by the coding sequence ATGAAGCTCAAACCAAAATTAATGATTATGTTTCTCGCCGCCGTACTAATCACGGCAGTTCCGCTTGCAGCACTGGGCTTGATTCAAACCGAGAAGCAAGCAACGTTACATGTGGATACTAAATTAAATGGACTAATGACCTCATCAGCCAACGATTTGAATGGATGGATTAGCAGTAACGCTAAAGTGGTTGAAACACTGTCGTTCATCATTCAGGAGGGTGTACCCGAGGGGCAGCTCAATGCAGATTATTTTAATATTATGAAGCTTGGTAGCAATAAAGAAAGCCTCTCGGATCTCTATTTTGGTGCAGAACAAACTGGCGAGTTTCTTAATGGCTCCGGCTGGGTGCCTGACCCTGATTACGATCCCCGAAAACGGCCATGGTACATGGAAGCTAAGCAGGCTAACCAATTAACATTCTCCGATCCTTACCTAGATATGGTGACTAATCAATATGCCGTGTCCATCGCCATGCCTGTACAGAATAAGGAAGGGCAATTACAAGGGATTGCGGCAGCCGATCTGCTTCTCTCCACCCTTACCGACACGGTGAGTAAGATCAACCTAGATGGGCTAGGATACACCTTTTTAATAGATAAAAAAGGACAGCTCCTGGCTCACCCTGATGACAAGCTTGTGAATACATCTGCTGCGGACAATCCGGAACTCCAGCCGTTACTGGCTGATATGCAAGCTAACCCATCAGGGCAGAAGCTTTTCCGTTACAACGATGAGAATTATTCATTATTCTATCAGCAGATTCCGAGTACAGGCTGGGTGATTGGTGCAGTCATTTCCGAAAAGCTAGCTTATGCCGAGTATTACACCTTACGTAACAATTATATTCTGATTATCGGAATTACACTGCTCGTTGTGATGGCTGCATCGTATTGGATTGCCTCTCTCTTCATTAAGCCTCTGAGAAGCCTTCACGGCACATCCCAGCAAATGTCGAGTGGTGATTTTACCAGCCGTGTGAACATAAAGGGCAGAGATGAATTTGCCGAGCTGGGTACGGCATTTAATCAGATGTCCGATCAGCTGAGCACGCTGCTTCAACAGGTGACCTCTTCCGCGGATCAGGTACAGCGTATTTCTGGTGAGATGGAAGACCATACGAACAATACGAAGCGCATAGCAGAGCAAATCTCCATTGCCACAGATGAACTGGCTCAAGGGTCGAGCAAGCAAGCCGAATCTGTCTACGATGGCTCCACTCGTCTGTCGGAGATGAGTGATAACGTTAGCGGTATTCACCGCAGTGTAGAGCAATCCGTCAACATGATGCGTGAAGCGAGTGAAGCTATGCAAGTAGGGATTCAGGCCGTTGACCATCAGGTCGAGCTTGCAGGCGATAATCGCAAGTCTATTGACCGTGTTGGAGAGTCCATCACACTGCTGGCAGACAAGTCTCAGAAGATCGAAGGCATTGTCGATATGATTCGTGGCATTGCCTCACAGACCAATCTGCTTGCCTTGAACGCATCAATTGAAGCAGCAAGAGCGGGTGAACATGGACGCGGGTTCGCCGTCGTTGCGGAGGAAGTGCGGAAGCTCGCCGAACAATCTTCAAGTTCTGCCCAGGATATCATTGTATTGTTAGATGAGATTCAAGCAGCTAGTCGCCAAAGTGTGCATGAGGTGGTCTCTGCTGAAGGTGGCATTGATCAGCAGGTAGCTGCCGTGCATGAGATGCGGGAGTCATTTACACGGATTAAGCAATCCATTGACGGTATCGACAGCCAGTTAGGGCTCGTATCCTCTGCCACGACAGAACTGGATGGCAATGCAGGCAAGATTGCTGAGATTATCTCCAGCGTAGCAGCCATGTCGGAGGAAAGTGCAGCTTCCACTGAGGAAGTTGCCTCCTCAACACAAGAACAGGTGAATTACACGACCAATATATCGAAGCGTGCCAATGAACTCTCACAGCATGCCAACACATTATTCCAGGAAGTGAAAAAGTTCAAAATTTAA
- a CDS encoding methyl-accepting chemotaxis protein, whose translation MKLKLKLMLAFLITVLVTAGALAPLGLYQSGKQATQSVNNKLDGLVSAATFQLDGWLHGNEKLVETLGLVFQEAVPASDVNEDYLSIMYQGSNQNNIEDLYYGNEDGQFINGSDFVQAADYDPRERSWYKEAVAADKLIFTDPYIDNKSKQFTVSIAMPVKTENGALQGVVASDILLSKLTDTVNQIDLGGLGYTFMLDKNGAILAHPQAELASTSAADNAELGPLLSEMLANPAGQKSFQYNGENLLLYFKQIPSTGWIVGSVISEKLAYAEYYQLRNQYILIITVTLVVVLAAAYGVAARLIKPLKRLQLMSAQMSEGDFTGRVPSKGKDEFAELGGAFNSMSDQLSQLLQQVQQSADRVQDISHDMENHTGNTQRIAEQISIATDELAQGSSSQAESVYEGSNRLTEMSHTVNGINGSIEQSVVMMQEATDAMHAGLQAVDHQVHLAEDNRKSIQQVGESIHLLADKSRKIEDIASMIRDISAQTNLLALNASIEAARAGEQGRGFAVVAGEVRKLAEQSSHSVDSIIVLLNEIQAASSQSVDEVTSAEQATQQQVASVHEMRDVFARIKQSVDGIDHQVRQVSTATSELDNNAGKIAEVISSVAAMSEQSAASTEEVASSTQEQFNYITTISERSRELTNHANTLFNEVKKFKI comes from the coding sequence ATGAAATTAAAACTTAAATTGATGTTGGCTTTCTTGATCACCGTCCTTGTTACTGCAGGTGCGCTCGCACCACTGGGTCTGTATCAGTCAGGCAAACAAGCCACTCAAAGTGTGAACAACAAACTAGACGGATTGGTATCTGCCGCAACATTTCAGTTGGACGGTTGGTTACATGGCAATGAGAAATTAGTTGAAACACTGGGGCTCGTATTCCAAGAAGCTGTACCAGCTTCTGATGTGAATGAGGATTATCTGTCCATCATGTACCAGGGCAGCAACCAGAACAATATAGAGGATTTATATTACGGTAACGAGGATGGTCAGTTTATAAACGGTTCTGATTTCGTCCAAGCAGCAGATTATGATCCCAGAGAACGTTCCTGGTACAAAGAAGCTGTAGCAGCCGACAAGCTAATCTTTACCGATCCATACATCGATAACAAATCTAAACAATTCACGGTATCCATCGCCATGCCTGTAAAAACAGAGAATGGTGCGCTACAGGGCGTTGTAGCTTCTGATATTTTGCTCTCCAAATTAACCGATACGGTCAATCAGATTGATCTGGGTGGGTTAGGCTACACCTTCATGCTTGATAAAAATGGCGCTATCTTAGCTCATCCCCAAGCTGAGCTCGCAAGTACCTCTGCCGCGGACAATGCTGAATTGGGGCCATTACTATCAGAGATGTTAGCGAACCCAGCAGGTCAGAAGTCTTTCCAATATAACGGAGAGAACCTACTCTTATACTTCAAACAGATTCCAAGTACAGGTTGGATTGTCGGTTCAGTCATTTCTGAAAAACTCGCTTATGCTGAATATTATCAATTACGCAATCAATATATTCTCATTATCACGGTTACGCTGGTCGTTGTTTTGGCAGCAGCATATGGTGTTGCCGCTCGTTTAATCAAACCTTTGAAACGGCTACAGCTCATGTCTGCTCAAATGTCTGAAGGTGATTTCACAGGTCGTGTTCCCTCCAAAGGAAAAGATGAATTCGCCGAGCTCGGAGGAGCTTTTAATTCAATGTCTGATCAGCTCAGCCAGTTGTTACAACAGGTACAGCAGTCTGCAGATCGGGTTCAGGACATTTCACATGATATGGAGAATCATACCGGGAATACCCAGCGCATTGCTGAACAGATCTCCATCGCTACAGACGAGCTTGCTCAAGGATCAAGCAGCCAAGCGGAGTCTGTCTATGAAGGCTCTAACCGACTAACCGAAATGAGCCATACCGTTAACGGCATCAATGGGAGTATCGAGCAGTCGGTAGTTATGATGCAGGAGGCAACAGACGCCATGCACGCAGGATTACAAGCCGTAGACCATCAAGTACATCTTGCAGAAGATAACCGCAAATCTATTCAACAGGTCGGGGAATCCATTCACTTATTGGCGGATAAATCTCGCAAAATTGAAGATATCGCCAGCATGATCCGTGATATTTCGGCTCAGACGAATTTGCTCGCTCTGAACGCCTCCATTGAAGCTGCTCGAGCGGGAGAGCAAGGACGTGGGTTTGCTGTAGTTGCGGGTGAGGTACGCAAACTAGCTGAGCAATCTTCCCACTCTGTGGATTCGATTATTGTGTTGCTAAACGAAATTCAGGCTGCGAGCAGTCAAAGCGTGGATGAAGTAACGTCTGCAGAGCAAGCCACCCAGCAGCAAGTTGCCTCCGTTCATGAGATGCGGGATGTATTTGCACGAATTAAACAATCGGTCGATGGCATTGACCATCAGGTGAGACAGGTTTCCACAGCGACCTCTGAACTCGACAACAATGCAGGGAAAATTGCCGAGGTAATCTCCAGTGTTGCTGCGATGTCCGAACAGAGTGCTGCTTCCACAGAAGAAGTTGCTTCTTCGACTCAAGAGCAGTTCAATTACATTACAACTATTTCAGAACGTTCTAGAGAATTGACAAATCACGCCAACACGTTATTTAACGAAGTGAAAAAATTTAAAATTTAA
- a CDS encoding GNAT family N-acetyltransferase, giving the protein MTDIVVRPIDERDVPFLWEMLYASLYTREGDEPFERDVIHSPGLSKYVDGWGREGDFGFVAVTTHGGQDKRLGSITLRFFNEQTAGFGYINAETPEMGMAIIEEARGQGVGTRLIQAALEEAKQRGIAAVSLSVDPDNEAIRLYRRFGFVEVGMVDTSVTMMCTIQ; this is encoded by the coding sequence ATGACTGATATTGTTGTTCGACCCATTGATGAGCGAGATGTTCCATTTTTATGGGAAATGTTATATGCATCCTTGTATACCAGAGAGGGAGACGAGCCATTTGAACGGGATGTTATCCATAGCCCTGGGTTATCTAAATACGTAGATGGATGGGGAAGAGAAGGTGACTTTGGATTTGTGGCTGTAACTACCCACGGGGGACAGGACAAAAGATTAGGCTCAATCACATTACGGTTCTTCAATGAACAAACTGCAGGATTCGGCTATATCAATGCGGAGACACCGGAGATGGGAATGGCGATCATTGAAGAAGCACGCGGACAAGGTGTGGGTACACGGTTAATTCAAGCTGCATTAGAGGAAGCGAAGCAAAGGGGGATTGCTGCCGTGTCACTTAGTGTTGATCCAGATAACGAAGCAATTCGACTGTATCGTCGATTCGGATTTGTTGAAGTAGGCATGGTTGACACATCGGTCACGATGATGTGCACTATACAGTAA